A window of Corallococcus macrosporus DSM 14697 contains these coding sequences:
- a CDS encoding sterol desaturase family protein, whose translation MIGIPLGWVYSNFGEWVLHRSVLHGLGKNRKSFWSFHWHEHHQKSRRNEMVDDQYMRSLWTWSAQTKELVGLAALALAHAPLLPVAPFFVGTVWACAANYYFVHRRAHLDPKWAREHLPWHYDHHMGRDQNANWCVTHPFFDLVMGTRREFLNVQPPASGKPAPVPVEARKPAAASGHRSPRLRPQNTRSK comes from the coding sequence ATGATCGGCATCCCCCTGGGCTGGGTTTACTCCAATTTCGGTGAGTGGGTCCTTCACCGGTCCGTCCTGCACGGTCTGGGGAAGAACCGGAAGAGCTTCTGGAGCTTCCACTGGCACGAGCACCACCAGAAGTCGCGGCGCAACGAGATGGTGGATGACCAGTACATGCGCTCGCTGTGGACCTGGTCGGCGCAGACGAAGGAGCTGGTGGGGCTGGCGGCGCTGGCGCTGGCCCATGCGCCGCTGTTGCCGGTGGCGCCCTTCTTCGTGGGGACGGTGTGGGCCTGCGCGGCGAACTACTACTTCGTCCACCGGCGCGCGCACCTGGACCCGAAGTGGGCGCGCGAGCACCTGCCGTGGCACTACGACCACCACATGGGCAGGGACCAGAACGCGAACTGGTGCGTGACGCACCCCTTCTTCGACCTGGTCATGGGCACGCGGCGCGAGTTCCTCAACGTGCAGCCCCCCGCGTCCGGGAAGCCCGCGCCGGTGCCCGTGGAGGCCCGGAAGCCCGCGGCGGCTTCCGGGCACCGCTCGCCGCGGCTCCGGCCTCAGAACACCAGGTCGAAGTAG
- a CDS encoding TetR/AcrR family transcriptional regulator, which translates to MASRSGTRAGDAQETDKPPARAGGRREAHRRERAQSLEDAALKLFLERGLDGVTIDDITQAAGVAKGTFYRYFDDKAALVDALLEPVRRELLAGLETCGHALADARNVEAMFDAYRAVAAVIASALLQYPGVVRLYLQECRGPAVGARTKVAELARLVARHAVDITQKAHTSGLLRPIRPAVSGLAVVGAVERLLLAVLSEEDIGNPLELPDALTTLVLDGLRLPPEGRPGRRKLDGGPKRP; encoded by the coding sequence ATGGCGAGCCGGAGTGGCACGCGGGCGGGGGACGCCCAGGAGACGGACAAGCCGCCTGCCCGGGCGGGTGGCCGCCGCGAGGCGCACCGCCGGGAGCGGGCGCAGTCCCTGGAGGACGCGGCGCTGAAGCTGTTCCTGGAGCGGGGCCTGGATGGCGTCACCATTGACGACATCACCCAGGCGGCCGGCGTGGCCAAGGGGACGTTCTACCGGTACTTCGACGACAAGGCCGCGCTGGTGGACGCCCTGCTGGAGCCGGTGCGCCGCGAGCTGCTGGCCGGGCTGGAGACGTGCGGCCACGCCCTGGCGGACGCGCGCAACGTGGAGGCCATGTTCGACGCGTACCGGGCGGTGGCGGCGGTGATTGCCAGCGCGCTCCTCCAGTACCCGGGCGTGGTGCGCCTGTACCTCCAGGAGTGCCGGGGGCCGGCGGTGGGGGCGCGGACGAAGGTGGCGGAGCTGGCGCGGCTGGTGGCGCGTCACGCGGTGGACATCACCCAGAAGGCGCACACCAGCGGGCTGCTGCGGCCCATCCGCCCCGCGGTGAGCGGCCTGGCGGTGGTGGGCGCCGTGGAGCGGCTGCTGCTGGCGGTGCTGAGCGAGGAGGACATCGGCAATCCGCTGGAGCTGCCGGACGCGCTCACCACGCTGGTGCTGGACGGGCTGCGCCTGCCCCCGGAGGGCCGTCCGGGGCGCCGGAAGCTGGACGGCGGCCCCAAGCGCCCCTAA
- a CDS encoding lytic transglycosylase domain-containing protein, producing MTVPGWAWWLPCVLAPVVLLNVAVAWFGGSFVSPLSFSFLEAKAGALRAYLTHRPSCLVNGHEPLEPIIDAAERRHRLPAGLLRALVQVESETRVHRISPAGAMGPGQLMPGTAAMLGVEDPFDPAPAIDGSARYLAGQLRRFGDVRLAVAAYNAGPGSVNGRVPRNGETEFYVPKVMAAWERTRPPPPPRKAPRAAKPTVKARPTAPVRAKAPASAKKEPGSAAKAPASATRAPRKPAGLTAKGQS from the coding sequence ATGACGGTGCCCGGCTGGGCGTGGTGGCTGCCGTGCGTGCTGGCACCGGTGGTGCTGCTCAACGTCGCGGTGGCCTGGTTCGGTGGCAGCTTCGTGTCGCCGCTGTCGTTCTCCTTCCTGGAGGCCAAGGCGGGCGCGCTGCGCGCGTACCTGACGCACCGGCCGTCGTGCCTGGTGAACGGGCACGAACCGCTGGAGCCCATCATCGACGCGGCCGAGCGCCGGCATCGCCTTCCGGCGGGACTGCTTCGCGCGCTGGTGCAGGTGGAGTCGGAGACGCGCGTGCACCGCATCTCTCCGGCGGGGGCCATGGGGCCGGGGCAGTTGATGCCGGGCACCGCCGCCATGCTGGGCGTGGAGGACCCGTTCGACCCGGCGCCCGCGATTGACGGCAGCGCGCGCTACCTGGCCGGGCAGCTCCGGCGCTTCGGGGACGTGCGGCTCGCGGTGGCCGCGTACAACGCGGGCCCCGGCTCCGTGAATGGCCGCGTGCCGCGCAATGGGGAGACGGAGTTCTACGTGCCCAAGGTGATGGCGGCGTGGGAGCGGACGCGCCCGCCTCCGCCGCCCCGGAAGGCGCCGCGCGCCGCGAAGCCCACGGTGAAGGCCAGGCCCACCGCTCCGGTCCGTGCGAAGGCGCCGGCCTCCGCGAAGAAGGAGCCGGGTTCCGCGGCGAAGGCGCCGGCCTCCGCGACAAGGGCGCCGCGGAAGCCCGCGGGCCTCACGGCGAAGGGACAGAGCTGA
- a CDS encoding glucosamine-6-phosphate deaminase, which yields MNIRVFDSEREAAAACARRIARAVEARPSLVLGLPTGRTPLNVYRALVELFRRGGLDWTQVRTFNLDEFLGVAADDAGSFRAYMDRHLFQHVNLEPTHIHFLDGTAEDPEAECARYEARLAEAGGLDLVLLGLGANGHLAFNEPAEGLRARCHRTRLSRQTREANLILFGEDASSVPMEALTLGMASILQARQALLLAFGEAKAEAVRGMVEGPVSPRCPASFLQLHPDVEVWLDPAAARALSRGNR from the coding sequence GTGAACATTCGCGTCTTCGATTCTGAACGGGAGGCCGCCGCCGCGTGTGCCCGGCGAATCGCGCGGGCGGTGGAGGCCCGTCCCTCCCTGGTGCTGGGGCTCCCCACCGGGCGCACGCCGCTCAATGTGTACCGGGCGCTGGTGGAATTGTTCAGACGCGGCGGTTTGGATTGGACCCAGGTCCGCACCTTCAACCTGGATGAGTTCCTGGGGGTGGCGGCGGATGACGCTGGCAGCTTCCGCGCCTACATGGACCGGCACCTCTTCCAGCACGTCAACCTGGAGCCCACCCACATCCACTTCCTGGATGGGACGGCGGAGGACCCGGAGGCGGAGTGCGCGCGCTACGAGGCCCGGCTCGCCGAAGCGGGGGGGCTGGACCTGGTGCTGTTGGGGCTGGGCGCCAACGGGCACCTGGCCTTCAACGAGCCGGCGGAGGGGCTTCGGGCGCGCTGTCACCGGACGCGGCTGAGCCGCCAGACGCGCGAGGCCAACCTCATCCTCTTCGGGGAGGACGCCTCGAGCGTGCCCATGGAGGCGCTCACGCTGGGCATGGCCAGCATCCTCCAGGCCCGGCAGGCGCTGCTGCTGGCCTTCGGTGAGGCGAAGGCGGAGGCGGTGCGCGGCATGGTGGAGGGGCCCGTGTCTCCCCGCTGTCCCGCCTCCTTCCTCCAACTCCACCCGGACGTCGAGGTGTGGTTGGATCCGGCGGCGGCTCGCGCGCTGTCCCGAGGCAACAGATGA
- a CDS encoding amidase codes for MDPFVSLDATAQAELVRRREATPLELVDAAIARIERHNPTLNAVVQTHFDQARERARGLLPTGPFTGVPFLLKDLLTAQEGHPLTHGSRFGKDHVPDQDSELVKRLRRSGLVVLGKTNTPEMGLLPTTESEFLGPCRNPWDTTRSPGGASGGAAAAVASGMVPFAHATDSGGSIRIPAAACGLFGLKPTRGRNPLGGDIADAYHWLITEHALTRSVRDSAALLDVTCGADAGTPYQAPAKARPYVQEVNTPPGRLRIRIALRNPMGATVHPECLAAVHGAARLLEDLGHFVDEGSLEVPGDDAVGQHFITVWTAGVVYGIDALAERIGRSPEASHFEPFTWALYQYGLDQGLSAYLLASTELQRYSRAALRHFEDVDAWLMPTLNEPAPRLGTFSAPPGEPMAPLLRAAAYASYCPLANTAGLPAMSVPLHWSSDGLPVGVQFMGRLGDEATLFRLAAQLEAACPWAGRRPAVFG; via the coding sequence ATGGACCCCTTTGTCAGTCTCGACGCGACCGCCCAGGCGGAACTCGTGCGCCGCCGGGAGGCCACGCCGCTCGAGCTCGTGGACGCGGCCATCGCTCGCATCGAACGCCACAATCCGACACTCAATGCGGTGGTCCAGACACATTTCGACCAGGCGCGCGAGCGCGCCCGGGGCCTGCTGCCCACGGGGCCGTTCACCGGCGTTCCCTTCCTGCTCAAGGACCTGCTCACGGCGCAGGAAGGCCATCCGCTCACCCACGGCTCGCGCTTCGGGAAGGACCACGTCCCGGACCAGGACAGCGAGCTGGTGAAGCGCCTCCGGCGCAGCGGCCTGGTGGTGCTGGGCAAGACGAACACCCCGGAGATGGGGCTGCTGCCCACGACGGAGAGCGAGTTCCTGGGCCCCTGCCGCAACCCCTGGGACACCACGCGCTCGCCGGGTGGCGCCAGCGGTGGCGCCGCGGCGGCGGTGGCCAGCGGCATGGTGCCCTTCGCGCACGCCACGGACAGCGGCGGCTCCATCCGCATCCCCGCCGCGGCGTGTGGCCTCTTCGGGCTCAAGCCCACCCGGGGCCGCAACCCGCTGGGCGGCGACATCGCGGACGCCTACCACTGGCTCATCACCGAGCACGCCCTCACCCGCTCCGTGCGGGACAGCGCGGCGCTGCTCGACGTCACCTGCGGCGCTGACGCGGGCACGCCGTACCAGGCGCCCGCCAAGGCCCGGCCCTACGTCCAGGAGGTCAACACGCCCCCGGGCCGCCTGCGCATCCGCATCGCCCTGCGCAACCCCATGGGCGCCACCGTCCACCCGGAGTGCCTGGCCGCTGTCCACGGCGCGGCCCGGCTCCTGGAGGACCTGGGCCACTTCGTGGACGAGGGCAGCCTGGAGGTGCCCGGCGATGACGCGGTGGGACAACACTTCATCACGGTGTGGACCGCGGGCGTCGTCTACGGCATCGACGCGTTGGCCGAGCGCATCGGGCGCAGCCCGGAGGCGTCGCACTTCGAGCCCTTCACCTGGGCCCTCTACCAATACGGCCTGGACCAGGGCCTGTCCGCCTACCTGCTGGCCAGCACGGAGTTGCAGCGCTACAGCCGCGCCGCCCTGCGCCACTTCGAGGACGTGGACGCCTGGCTGATGCCCACCCTCAACGAGCCCGCCCCGCGGCTGGGCACCTTCTCCGCGCCGCCCGGCGAGCCCATGGCGCCCCTGCTCCGGGCGGCGGCCTATGCCTCCTACTGCCCGCTGGCCAACACGGCGGGGCTGCCCGCCATGAGCGTGCCGCTCCACTGGAGCTCGGACGGCCTGCCCGTGGGTGTCCAGTTCATGGGGCGCCTCGGAGACGAGGCCACCTTGTTCCGGCTCGCCGCGCAGTTGGAGGCGGCCTGCCCCTGGGCCGGGCGCCGCCCGGCGGTGTTCGGCTAG
- a CDS encoding 6-phosphofructokinase yields MKVAVLTGGGDCPGLNAVIRAVVRRANAHGFEMMGLRDGWKGLLEDNHFRLTRETTSGILHRGGTILGTSRVNPFKVENGLERVKRAIERNGIHAVIAIGGEGTLSAATRMSQEGLRIVGVPKTIDNDINATDFTFGFDTAVAIATEAIDRLHSTAESHKRVIVCEVMGRHVGWIATYAGIAGGADVILVPEIPADLEKVAEHIQRRHAGGRTFSIVVVAEGTRIKLSADQQEQLVTSGALDEAGRPRLGGVGTILAHEIERRTGFETRVSVLGHIQRGGAPTPHDRVLATRYGVHACDMVARGEFGKMAALRGNDIISVDLADATRELKRVPQEFFEVAQVFFG; encoded by the coding sequence ATGAAAGTCGCCGTGCTCACCGGCGGGGGCGACTGCCCCGGCCTGAACGCCGTCATCCGCGCCGTCGTCCGCCGCGCCAACGCCCACGGCTTCGAGATGATGGGCCTCCGAGATGGCTGGAAGGGGTTGCTGGAGGACAACCACTTCCGCCTCACGCGTGAAACCACGTCAGGCATCCTCCACCGGGGCGGCACCATCCTCGGCACCTCGCGCGTCAACCCGTTCAAGGTCGAAAACGGGCTGGAGCGCGTCAAGCGCGCCATTGAACGCAACGGCATCCACGCCGTCATCGCCATTGGCGGCGAGGGCACGCTGTCGGCCGCCACGCGCATGTCGCAGGAAGGGCTGCGCATCGTCGGGGTGCCGAAGACCATCGACAACGACATCAACGCCACGGACTTCACCTTCGGCTTCGACACGGCCGTCGCCATCGCCACCGAGGCCATTGACCGGCTGCACTCCACCGCGGAGTCGCACAAGCGCGTCATCGTCTGCGAGGTGATGGGCCGGCACGTGGGCTGGATTGCCACCTACGCGGGCATCGCCGGCGGCGCGGACGTCATCCTCGTCCCGGAGATTCCCGCGGACCTGGAGAAGGTGGCCGAGCACATCCAGCGCCGCCACGCGGGCGGGCGCACCTTCTCCATCGTCGTGGTGGCGGAGGGCACGCGCATCAAGCTGTCCGCGGACCAGCAGGAGCAGCTCGTCACCAGCGGCGCGCTGGACGAGGCGGGCAGGCCGCGGCTCGGCGGCGTGGGCACCATCCTGGCGCACGAAATCGAGCGGCGCACCGGCTTCGAGACGCGCGTCTCCGTGCTGGGCCACATCCAGCGCGGCGGCGCGCCCACGCCCCATGACCGCGTGCTGGCCACCCGCTACGGCGTCCACGCCTGCGACATGGTGGCCCGCGGCGAGTTCGGGAAGATGGCCGCGCTGCGAGGCAACGACATCATCAGCGTGGACCTGGCCGACGCCACCCGCGAGCTGAAGCGCGTCCCGCAGGAGTTCTTCGAGGTCGCCCAGGTCTTCTTCGGCTGA
- a CDS encoding long-chain fatty acid--CoA ligase, giving the protein MLPGRMMDFPLTLSHLLERARTFFPGSEIVSRNPDKSLHRYTYADFHERTCRLANALTRLGVKAGDRVATLSWNHYRHLEVYYGVPCMGAVVHTLNLRLHPNDLGYIARHAEDSVVVVDRSLLPLFEKFKDAVPSIRHVIVVPDAGPAPEGTLDYEALLAAESPHFDFPQLDENSASMLCYTSGTTGNPKGVLYSHRSTVLHALACCMTDVTGMREVDAVMPVVPMFHAAAWGLAFDAVLTGAKLVFPGPHLDPASLLDLMAAEKVTMAGGVPTIWIGILALLDQSPGRWDLSSMRSMLIGGSAAPPSLIEGFQKRHGLEVVHAWGMTEMSPVGTMAKLKGPMRQAAPETQSAARASQGFALPFVETRVASDDGTLLPWDGETMGELEVRGPWVASSYFSDEGADRFTQDGWFKTGDVVTIDPQGYVRICDRSKDVIKSGGEWISSVALENALMAHPAVLEAAVFAAKHPKWDERPLAAVALKEGQQVTKDELTAHLAGQFAKMWLPDDYVFVPQVPRTSTGKFLKTKLREEYGDHLLKNLKPDAAT; this is encoded by the coding sequence ATGCTGCCAGGCCGCATGATGGATTTCCCGCTCACGCTGAGCCACCTCCTGGAGCGCGCGCGGACCTTCTTCCCGGGCTCGGAAATCGTCAGCCGAAACCCGGACAAGTCGCTGCACCGCTACACGTACGCGGACTTCCATGAGCGCACGTGCCGGCTGGCCAACGCGCTCACGCGCCTGGGCGTGAAGGCCGGGGACCGGGTGGCCACGCTGAGCTGGAACCACTACCGGCACCTGGAGGTGTACTACGGCGTGCCCTGCATGGGCGCGGTGGTGCACACGCTCAACCTGCGCCTGCACCCCAACGATTTGGGCTACATCGCGCGGCACGCGGAGGACTCCGTGGTGGTGGTGGACCGCTCGCTGCTGCCGCTGTTCGAGAAGTTCAAGGACGCGGTGCCGAGCATCCGCCACGTCATCGTGGTGCCGGACGCGGGCCCCGCGCCGGAGGGGACGCTGGACTACGAGGCGCTGCTGGCGGCCGAGTCCCCCCACTTCGACTTTCCCCAGCTCGATGAGAACTCCGCGTCGATGCTCTGCTACACGTCGGGCACCACGGGCAATCCGAAGGGCGTGCTCTACAGCCACCGCTCCACGGTGCTCCACGCCCTGGCGTGTTGCATGACGGATGTGACGGGCATGCGCGAGGTGGACGCGGTGATGCCGGTGGTGCCCATGTTCCACGCCGCGGCGTGGGGCCTGGCCTTCGACGCCGTCCTCACCGGCGCGAAGCTGGTGTTCCCCGGGCCGCACCTGGACCCCGCCTCGCTGCTGGACCTGATGGCGGCGGAGAAAGTCACGATGGCGGGCGGCGTGCCCACCATCTGGATTGGCATCCTGGCGCTGCTGGACCAGTCGCCGGGCAGGTGGGACCTGAGCAGCATGCGGTCCATGCTGATTGGTGGCTCGGCGGCGCCGCCGTCGCTGATTGAGGGCTTCCAGAAGCGGCACGGACTGGAGGTGGTCCACGCGTGGGGCATGACGGAGATGAGCCCCGTCGGCACGATGGCGAAGCTCAAGGGGCCCATGCGGCAGGCGGCGCCGGAGACGCAGTCCGCGGCGCGCGCGTCCCAGGGCTTCGCGCTGCCCTTCGTGGAGACGCGTGTCGCCAGCGACGACGGCACGCTGCTGCCCTGGGACGGGGAGACCATGGGCGAGCTGGAGGTCCGCGGCCCCTGGGTCGCGTCGTCCTACTTCAGCGACGAGGGCGCGGACCGCTTCACGCAGGACGGCTGGTTCAAGACGGGCGACGTGGTGACCATCGACCCGCAGGGCTACGTGCGCATCTGCGACCGCAGCAAGGACGTCATCAAGTCAGGCGGTGAGTGGATCTCCTCCGTGGCGCTGGAGAACGCGCTGATGGCCCACCCCGCGGTGCTGGAGGCGGCCGTGTTCGCCGCGAAGCATCCGAAGTGGGACGAGCGCCCGCTGGCCGCGGTGGCCCTGAAGGAAGGCCAGCAGGTCACCAAGGACGAGCTGACCGCGCACCTGGCCGGCCAGTTCGCGAAGATGTGGCTGCCGGATGACTACGTCTTCGTGCCGCAGGTGCCGCGCACGTCCACCGGCAAGTTCCTCAAGACGAAGCTGCGTGAGGAGTACGGCGACCACCTGCTGAAGAACCTGAAGCCGGACGCGGCGACGTAG
- a CDS encoding FHA domain-containing protein: MPSVKQLRPFALATLEAFIEASGRVVLVQQPPEPVFQQVALRLGAARTVGMAHRTRLVDRLFVMLRGFDALEVHFLRPEAESQEFSVGRVEGCSLVVPDPSVSKHHATLRWHAQAGDCSVRDVGSMNGTWVNASALGPEQEQMLNDGDALAFGDAQFLYLRTETLHAHLRMASPGRD; this comes from the coding sequence ATGCCGTCCGTCAAGCAACTGCGCCCGTTCGCCCTGGCAACCCTGGAGGCCTTCATTGAAGCCTCGGGCCGTGTCGTGCTGGTCCAGCAGCCTCCCGAGCCCGTGTTCCAACAAGTCGCCCTGCGGCTCGGCGCGGCACGCACCGTGGGCATGGCGCACCGGACACGGCTCGTGGACCGGCTGTTCGTCATGCTGCGCGGGTTCGATGCCCTGGAGGTCCACTTCCTGAGACCGGAGGCGGAGAGCCAGGAGTTCTCCGTGGGCCGCGTTGAAGGCTGCTCCCTGGTGGTGCCGGACCCGTCCGTGTCCAAGCACCACGCCACGCTGCGGTGGCACGCCCAGGCCGGTGACTGCTCGGTGCGGGACGTGGGCTCCATGAATGGCACCTGGGTCAACGCCTCGGCGCTGGGGCCGGAACAGGAGCAGATGCTCAACGACGGCGATGCCCTGGCTTTTGGCGACGCCCAGTTCCTCTACCTGCGCACGGAAACGCTCCACGCCCATCTGCGCATGGCCAGTCCCGGCCGGGACTGA
- a CDS encoding metallophosphoesterase, which yields MGRLLFLLLFNVGAWAVLRSLWPGLLRKWRLGVFALGTFLSLVAWLYSAIAGRHAQLPVGDAALRVFSVGWSVAIIMVVLIGGPLLLLRRWLEHPARREPPLTTTPTQSAPVNLARRNLLTNAGRAVPLLAAGTSSVGLANGYSQFSVREVEIRLPRLPPALDGFRIGQITDVHVGTFIDTQYLQAAVRAMNDAKVDLQVMTGDLIDDLDQLDGTMAALSECQARHGMLAILGNHEHWRGLGAIRRAYADVEANGGPVRLLVDASHAFEHAGQRVRVVGVDYPMSGRSHRVKAERMHQSAEAGFRDVAPEEVVLCLTHHPDFFPLAAERGARLTLAGHTHGGQVAFLGVPAFWFAFKYMLGRYRQGDHQLYVSGGTGHWLPFRIGVPTEVTVLTLRAEGAPAAGRTS from the coding sequence ATGGGCAGGCTGCTGTTCCTCCTCCTCTTCAACGTGGGCGCGTGGGCGGTGCTCCGCTCGCTGTGGCCTGGCCTGCTCCGCAAGTGGCGCCTCGGTGTCTTCGCGCTGGGAACCTTTCTGTCCCTGGTCGCGTGGCTCTACTCGGCCATCGCCGGACGACACGCACAACTCCCCGTAGGAGACGCGGCCCTGCGCGTCTTCTCCGTGGGCTGGTCCGTCGCCATCATCATGGTGGTGCTCATCGGCGGGCCCCTCCTCCTGCTGCGCAGGTGGCTGGAACATCCCGCTCGCCGGGAGCCCCCGCTGACCACGACTCCGACCCAATCCGCTCCGGTGAACCTGGCGCGCCGCAACCTGCTGACGAACGCGGGGCGCGCGGTGCCGCTGCTCGCGGCCGGAACCAGCTCGGTGGGGCTCGCCAATGGGTACTCACAGTTCTCGGTCCGCGAGGTCGAAATCAGGCTGCCCCGGCTGCCTCCGGCGCTGGACGGCTTCCGCATCGGCCAGATTACGGACGTCCACGTCGGCACCTTCATCGACACGCAGTACCTGCAAGCCGCCGTGCGGGCGATGAACGACGCCAAGGTGGACCTCCAGGTGATGACGGGGGACCTCATCGACGACCTGGACCAGCTCGACGGCACCATGGCGGCGCTGTCGGAGTGCCAGGCGCGTCACGGCATGCTCGCCATCCTCGGCAACCATGAGCACTGGCGGGGCCTGGGAGCCATCCGCCGGGCCTATGCCGACGTGGAGGCGAACGGCGGGCCCGTGCGCCTGCTGGTGGACGCGTCCCACGCCTTCGAGCACGCCGGGCAGCGCGTGCGCGTGGTGGGCGTGGACTACCCCATGTCCGGCCGGAGCCACCGCGTGAAGGCGGAGCGCATGCACCAGTCCGCGGAGGCGGGATTCCGCGACGTCGCGCCCGAAGAGGTGGTGCTCTGCCTGACGCACCACCCGGACTTCTTCCCCCTCGCGGCCGAGCGCGGCGCCCGGCTGACGCTGGCCGGCCACACCCACGGCGGACAGGTGGCGTTCCTGGGCGTGCCGGCCTTCTGGTTCGCCTTCAAGTACATGCTCGGCCGCTACCGCCAGGGTGACCATCAGCTCTACGTGTCGGGCGGAACGGGGCACTGGCTGCCCTTCCGCATCGGCGTGCCCACCGAGGTGACGGTCCTCACCCTTCGCGCGGAGGGAGCGCCGGCTGCTGGCCGTACGTCTTGA
- a CDS encoding class II aldolase/adducin family protein, translating into MSRAGEHLALRESMIATARRMNASALNQGTSGNLSVRVEGGFLLTPTGMDYDALVPEDLVLMRFDGRHEGRRSPSSEWQLHRDLLAARPEVGAVLHAHSMFCTTLACLHRDIPAFHYMVSAAGGTDVRCAPYATFGTAELAANVLAALDGRKACLMANHGMVALGKDLASAFKLAVEVETLAAMYWRALQVGEPVLLDGAEMARVLEKFKTYGQQPALPPREG; encoded by the coding sequence ATGAGCCGCGCGGGGGAGCACCTCGCCCTGCGCGAGTCGATGATTGCCACCGCGCGGCGGATGAACGCGTCCGCGCTCAACCAGGGCACCTCTGGCAACCTGAGCGTGCGCGTGGAGGGCGGCTTCCTGCTGACACCCACCGGCATGGACTACGACGCGTTGGTGCCGGAGGACCTGGTGCTCATGCGCTTCGACGGCCGCCACGAGGGGCGCCGGAGCCCGTCCTCGGAGTGGCAGCTCCACCGGGACCTCCTGGCCGCGCGGCCAGAGGTGGGCGCGGTGCTGCACGCGCACTCCATGTTCTGCACCACGCTGGCGTGCCTGCACCGGGACATCCCCGCCTTCCACTACATGGTGTCCGCGGCGGGTGGCACGGACGTGCGCTGCGCGCCCTATGCCACGTTCGGCACGGCGGAGCTCGCCGCCAACGTGCTGGCCGCGTTGGACGGGCGCAAGGCGTGCCTGATGGCGAACCACGGCATGGTGGCGCTGGGCAAGGACCTGGCCTCGGCCTTCAAGCTGGCCGTCGAGGTGGAGACGCTGGCCGCCATGTACTGGCGAGCGCTCCAGGTCGGCGAGCCGGTGCTGCTGGACGGCGCGGAGATGGCGCGCGTCCTGGAGAAGTTCAAGACGTACGGCCAGCAGCCGGCGCTCCCTCCGCGCGAAGGGTGA
- the mtnA gene encoding S-methyl-5-thioribose-1-phosphate isomerase, whose translation MKVHGKPMRSIWLAADARAAEVIDQTRLPHALVTVRLATLEDAAHAIRSMQVRGAPLIGATAAYGVWLALRADASDGALEQALTVLRGTRPTAVNLHWALEDMRQVLAPLPPSERVAAALRRAEAISDEDVAINRAIGAHGLKLLEEAWARKGRQGRLDVLTHCNAGWLATVDFGTALSPIYQAHDAGIPVHVWVDETRPRNQGAQLTAWELGQHGVPHTVIADNVGGHLMQHGQVDLCIVGTDRTTAQGDVANKIGTYLKALAAKDNGVPFYVALPSPTIDWTLRDGVREIPIEQRDGAELSDVTGRLASGEVATVRITPEGSPAANYAFDVTPARLVTALITERGVCAASREGLLSLFPERRGQAE comes from the coding sequence ATGAAGGTCCACGGCAAGCCGATGCGCTCCATCTGGCTGGCGGCGGATGCGCGGGCCGCGGAGGTCATTGACCAGACGCGGCTGCCGCACGCGCTCGTCACCGTGCGGCTGGCGACGCTGGAGGATGCTGCCCATGCCATCCGGAGCATGCAGGTGCGGGGCGCGCCGCTCATCGGCGCCACCGCGGCGTATGGCGTCTGGCTGGCCCTGCGCGCGGACGCCTCCGACGGCGCGCTGGAGCAGGCCCTCACGGTGCTGCGAGGCACCCGTCCCACCGCGGTGAATCTGCACTGGGCCCTGGAGGATATGCGCCAGGTGCTGGCGCCGCTGCCCCCGTCCGAGCGCGTGGCCGCGGCCCTCCGCCGCGCCGAGGCCATCAGCGACGAGGACGTGGCCATCAACCGCGCCATCGGCGCGCATGGGCTGAAGCTCCTGGAGGAGGCCTGGGCGCGCAAGGGCCGCCAGGGCCGGCTCGACGTGCTCACGCACTGCAACGCCGGCTGGCTGGCCACGGTGGACTTCGGCACGGCGCTGTCGCCCATCTACCAGGCGCACGACGCAGGCATCCCCGTGCATGTCTGGGTGGATGAGACGCGTCCCCGCAACCAGGGCGCGCAGCTCACGGCGTGGGAGCTGGGCCAGCATGGCGTCCCGCACACCGTCATCGCGGACAACGTGGGCGGCCACCTGATGCAGCACGGGCAGGTGGACCTGTGCATCGTCGGCACGGACCGCACCACGGCCCAGGGCGACGTGGCGAACAAGATTGGCACCTACCTGAAGGCGCTGGCGGCGAAGGACAACGGCGTGCCCTTCTACGTGGCGTTGCCGTCGCCCACCATCGACTGGACGCTGCGGGACGGCGTGCGCGAAATCCCCATCGAGCAGCGCGACGGCGCGGAGCTGAGTGACGTCACCGGGCGGCTGGCCTCCGGCGAGGTGGCCACGGTGCGGATTACGCCCGAGGGGAGCCCCGCCGCGAACTACGCCTTCGACGTGACGCCCGCGCGGCTGGTGACGGCGCTCATCACCGAGCGCGGTGTCTGCGCGGCCTCGCGCGAAGGCCTGCTGTCGCTCTTCCCGGAGCGGCGGGGGCAGGCGGAATGA